ATTGGAATCTACAAGCAGACCTTTCATAAATTATCTCTTGTGAGTGCCATAATTTCGTCTGTGGTCATTTTGACCGTCGCAATACCCCGAAGTTTTTTAAACCTGCGGGTGGCACGGGCGTTTTTTTTTCGTTTGACCAAAAAGACCCGGTTTCCCTCCTGTAAAAAATCAATCTCCGTGTCTGGGGTTATCCCTAATTTTTCCCGTATGTGAATGGGTATTGTAACCTGCCCTTTTGTCGTCACTCTCATTTTTTCCTCCAGTATTACGTATTACTGGTAAGGATAATACATGATTTTTGATAAATCAAATATGTTTCATTGAACCCTGCTAAAATGCCATGAAGGTCATGGTTGCCATGGTTCATGTTGTCGGTCAATAAATAATACTGAACCTGGCTTATTTCTGCTGGAAACGCCCTTATACCGGACGTTTCCAGCCTGATCAAATAGTTGAGGAAAACAAGATTGTCAGAAATGCAAAAATTTGCATTTCTGACAATCATCAAATGATACATGCCCGTATCCCGCAAGGATAAAGGGATTCGCTGAAAATAGCCAATCTGACATGCCTGACATATTCACCTGGGAATCTGTATTTGAGCCATCTGCAAATTTTGCTGTCGGCACAGAAAACCATCACCCATCAGTTTCTTTCCACTGTATAGGTCTTTCACTGCATAGGTGTAGATTGTCACTTTCGCATCCCAACAAAATGTCACAATCTTTTGCCAAAATCAGGCCTTTTTTCAGAAAATTTGAGAATGGACCTTATACATTTTTTAGTGGGATTTGTGAGGTGCAGAAGCGCGCTAAAAAACAGATGGTAACATGCTGATTTGTAGAGGAAAAATGTTCTCACGCTTTTTTACCAAATCCCACTTTACAATTTCATCATTTTTTTTAGGCCATGTATATTGAGAATCCCCCCCTCTTATCCCCCCCGAAAGGGGGGAGGAGGATAAAGGCATGCAGCGGTTCCTGCTGTTTGGTTTCAACCTGCTCAAATTCATCAATTAATCTTATCATTTTCCCATACCTTGCTTTTTTTCACTTAGGCACTCCAAATTGGGATTTTTGACCGGATTTTTGGGATATTAATGTAACACTTTACACATAGGCCCCATGATTTGTATTGGCATCCATTCTTTTTTCGGATTTTGAAAACTCATGCAATGGATATTGTTGAGTGAGCATAACGTTTCCAAATAAGCGGTTTATCCGTCTTCATTTGGATTGTTGAAATTAAGTATTGTATTTCCCGAATTCACGCCGGCTTTTAATTTGATTTTGCTCAGACCCCAATTATCACAAAACGGTTACCCGGCTATATATTAAAATTGACCCACGGAAGATCCTTAAAAGCTGCTCTGAATACTTCTCCTTTCTTCGGATCGATTGATTTTATATATAAGATTAGTCCGTAGAGATGGTTTCTAAAACCGATGATAGATCTAAACCCCCTTCTTTTGCAATGTTCTGGAATACCAAGTTTTTTTGAAAAATAGAGGTGCATTCTCACGCGATCTCGAAGTTCTTTAGGTATCATTGGCTTCCCACTATTTATGATCAAGCCTGTTATAACTTTTTTAGAGCCCGGGGGTAAAATTTTTGTTTTAGTTTTGTTTTCAGAAAAGCCATTTTTCCATAAAAGTTCACATGCGGTCCTCTTAAATTTCAACAAATCACGCCTTGTAGATATAGTGAAAGAAAAACAGAGGTCATCAGCATATCTTGAGTAATTAGCTCCGTTCTCAAGGGCCAATTTTGTTAATTCATTATCCATATCTATGCAAGTAAGATTAGATAGAGCAGGGCTTGTCGGTGCTCCTTGGGGAAGAAA
Above is a window of Desulfotignum balticum DSM 7044 DNA encoding:
- a CDS encoding AbrB/MazE/SpoVT family DNA-binding domain-containing protein; this translates as MRVTTKGQVTIPIHIREKLGITPDTEIDFLQEGNRVFLVKRKKNARATRRFKKLRGIATVKMTTDEIMALTRDNL